From Drosophila yakuba strain Tai18E2 chromosome 2L, Prin_Dyak_Tai18E2_2.1, whole genome shotgun sequence, one genomic window encodes:
- the LOC6527697 gene encoding uncharacterized protein LOC6527697, translating into MQYIYVISALILAIAVQQGYAIKCFVCNSHKDANCALDIPPDNLLKDCDEQYSSRGKGIPTYCRKITQIIEFSVNSLPPDSRVIRTCAYQNQTSTNYCYQRAGFGGRQVVCSCDTDNCNGAGAMGASAVGVAAMVGLLLSARQYLQR; encoded by the exons ATGCAGTACATCTATGTGATTAGTGCGCTCATTTTGGCCATCGCCGTGCAGCAAG GATATGCCATCAAGTGCTTCGTGTGCAACAGCCACAAAGACGCCAACTGTGCGCTGGACATACCGCCGGACAACCTGCTGAAGGACTGCGATGAGCAGTACTCGTCCCGCGGCAAGGGGATTCCCACGTACTGCCGCAAGATTACGCAGATCATCGAGTTCTCGGTGAACAGCC TGCCCCCGGATAGCCGTGTGATTAGGACCTGTGCCTATCAGAACCAGACCTCCACCAACTACTGCTATCAGCGTGCCGGATTCGGTGGTCGGCAGGTGGTCTGCTCCTGCGATACGGATAACTGCAACGGTGCCGGAGCGATGGGCGCAtcggcggtgggcgtggcggccATGGTGGGACTCCTGCTGAGCGCCCGTCAGTATCTGCAGCGTTAA